From a single Micromonospora carbonacea genomic region:
- a CDS encoding glycoside hydrolase family 2 protein, which produces MIRQSLHEGWLLRAVAGGQAPPQVAGRSVPASVPGCVHTDLLAAGLIPDPYLDDNETALAWIGRTDWVYETTFDAPAGDADRVDLVCAGLDTVATLAVNGVEVGRSENMHRGYRFAVADALRPGANTLTVRFDSPYRYAEAHRDRLGDRPNAYPEPFHFIRKTACNFGWDWGPTLVTAGIWQDIGLHAWSTARLATVRPLVTVADGVGRVEVAVEVERAAAGQATSAGQAADGPVTVRATVAGAAAEAVVAAGERTAALTVEVRDPALWWPRGYGDQPLHPLDVTLHAADGRELDAWSRRIGFRTVRLDTAPDAHGSAFTLVVNDVPVFVRGANWIPDDAFPDRVTRARLAHRFDQAVGANINLLRVWGGGRYESEDFYELADSLGLLVQQDFLFACAAYPEEEPFRSEVEAEAREQVTRLAAHPSLVLWTGNNENIWAWHDWGWQERLAGRTWGRGYYLELLPAIVAELDPTRPYWPGSPWSGTEDVHPNDPARGSMHIWDVWNTDDYPKYREYLPRFVAEFGYQAPPAYATLRRAISDDPLAPDSPGMAHHQKAIDGDAKLRRGLDAHLPPPADFAEWHYFTQLNQARAIQLGVEHFRSHRPVCMGAIVWQLNDCWPVTSWAAVDGDGRRKPLWYALRRAYADRLLTVQPRDGGLALVAVNETGQPWRAPAAVTRVTADGEPRAKSAYDLDVPAYGKVELALPADLARPEEPRRELLVAEAGDAGRAFWFFAEDRDADWPAAEYGATVEQVDGGQRVCVTARTFLRDLTLFPDRLDPAAEVDEALVTLLPGESATFTVRAPRPLPAAALTARPVLRTVN; this is translated from the coding sequence GTGATCCGGCAATCGTTGCACGAGGGTTGGCTGCTGCGGGCCGTCGCCGGCGGCCAGGCGCCGCCGCAGGTGGCGGGCCGGTCGGTCCCGGCGAGCGTGCCCGGCTGCGTGCACACCGACCTGCTCGCCGCCGGGCTGATCCCCGACCCCTACCTCGACGACAACGAGACGGCGCTGGCGTGGATCGGGCGCACCGACTGGGTCTACGAGACCACGTTCGACGCGCCGGCCGGCGACGCCGACCGGGTCGACCTGGTCTGCGCCGGCCTCGACACGGTCGCCACGCTCGCCGTCAACGGCGTCGAGGTCGGCCGATCCGAGAACATGCACCGCGGCTACCGCTTCGCCGTGGCGGACGCGCTGCGGCCGGGGGCCAACACGCTGACCGTCCGGTTCGACTCGCCCTACCGCTACGCCGAGGCGCACCGGGACCGGCTCGGCGACCGGCCCAACGCGTACCCCGAGCCCTTCCACTTCATCCGCAAGACGGCCTGCAACTTCGGCTGGGACTGGGGGCCGACGCTCGTCACCGCCGGCATCTGGCAGGACATCGGCCTGCACGCCTGGTCCACGGCCCGGCTCGCGACGGTCCGGCCGCTGGTCACCGTCGCCGACGGTGTCGGCCGAGTCGAGGTGGCCGTCGAGGTCGAGCGCGCCGCCGCCGGGCAGGCCACCTCCGCCGGGCAGGCCGCCGACGGGCCGGTCACCGTCCGCGCCACGGTGGCCGGGGCCGCCGCCGAGGCCGTCGTCGCGGCGGGGGAGCGCACGGCCGCGCTGACCGTCGAGGTCCGCGACCCCGCGCTGTGGTGGCCCCGGGGGTACGGTGACCAGCCGCTGCACCCCCTCGACGTGACCCTGCACGCCGCCGACGGCCGGGAGCTGGACGCCTGGTCCCGCCGGATCGGCTTCCGCACCGTGCGCCTGGACACCGCGCCCGACGCGCACGGCTCCGCGTTCACGCTGGTCGTGAACGACGTGCCGGTGTTCGTCCGGGGGGCCAACTGGATCCCCGACGACGCGTTCCCCGACCGGGTCACCCGGGCGCGGCTGGCGCACCGCTTCGACCAGGCCGTCGGGGCGAACATCAACCTGCTGCGCGTCTGGGGCGGCGGCCGGTACGAGTCGGAGGACTTCTACGAGCTGGCCGACTCCCTCGGGCTGCTGGTGCAGCAGGACTTCCTGTTCGCCTGCGCGGCCTACCCGGAGGAGGAGCCGTTCCGCTCCGAGGTGGAGGCCGAGGCGCGCGAACAGGTCACCCGGCTGGCCGCCCACCCGTCGCTGGTGCTGTGGACGGGCAACAACGAGAACATCTGGGCCTGGCACGACTGGGGCTGGCAGGAGCGCCTCGCCGGCCGCACCTGGGGCCGGGGCTACTACCTGGAGCTGCTGCCGGCGATCGTCGCCGAGCTGGACCCGACCCGCCCGTACTGGCCGGGCAGCCCCTGGTCGGGCACCGAGGACGTCCACCCCAACGACCCGGCGCGCGGCAGCATGCACATCTGGGACGTGTGGAACACCGACGACTACCCGAAGTACCGCGAGTACCTGCCCCGGTTCGTCGCCGAGTTCGGCTACCAGGCGCCCCCGGCGTACGCGACGCTGCGCCGGGCCATCTCCGACGACCCGCTCGCCCCCGACTCGCCGGGGATGGCCCACCACCAGAAGGCCATCGACGGCGACGCGAAGCTCCGGCGGGGCCTGGACGCGCACCTGCCCCCGCCGGCCGACTTCGCCGAGTGGCACTACTTCACGCAGCTCAACCAGGCCCGCGCCATCCAGCTCGGGGTGGAGCACTTCCGCTCGCACCGGCCGGTGTGCATGGGCGCCATCGTGTGGCAGCTCAACGACTGCTGGCCCGTCACCTCCTGGGCGGCCGTCGACGGCGACGGCCGGCGCAAACCCCTGTGGTACGCGCTGCGCCGCGCGTACGCCGACCGGCTGCTCACCGTCCAGCCCCGCGACGGCGGGCTGGCGCTGGTGGCCGTCAACGAGACCGGGCAGCCGTGGCGGGCCCCCGCCGCCGTCACCCGGGTCACGGCGGACGGCGAGCCGAGGGCGAAGTCGGCGTACGACCTCGACGTGCCCGCGTACGGGAAGGTGGAGCTGGCGCTGCCGGCGGACCTGGCCCGGCCGGAGGAGCCCCGGCGGGAGCTGCTGGTCGCCGAGGCGGGCGACGCCGGGCGGGCGTTCTGGTTCTTCGCCGAGGACCGCGACGCCGACTGGCCGGCGGCGGAGTACGGCGCCACGGTCGAGCAGGTCGACGGCGGGCAGCGGGTATGCGTCACCGCCCGCACGTTCCTGCGCGACCTGACCCTGTTCCCGGACCGGCTCGACCCGGCCGCCGAGGTCGACGAGGCCCTGGTGACGCTGTTGCCGGGGGAGTCGGCGACGTTCACGGTGCGGGCCCCGCGCCCGCTGCCCGCGGCGGCCCTCACCGCCCGCCCCGTCCTGCGCACGGTGAACTGA
- a CDS encoding carbohydrate ABC transporter permease, with amino-acid sequence MGRAPQDTPAGLGTYLLLAVTILFSVFPLYWMFVIATSDDEALAMIPPAVVPGDRFLVNLEEVFSLQDVFFAAGLINSLVVSTVVTASVLFFCSLAGFAFAKLRFKGSGWLMLFVVLTLTVPNQLGIVALYIVMGKLGWNGTLLAVVAPGLVTAFGVFYMRQFIVNSVPDELVESARVDGATTMRIYRSMVLPAIRPALAVLGLLTFVATWNDFQWPLITLSGTDFPTSMVAISDLASGNYVIYRRVLAGAFVATIPLLVMLFVGGRQIVRGIMEGAVKS; translated from the coding sequence ATGGGCCGCGCCCCGCAGGACACTCCGGCGGGCCTCGGCACGTACCTGCTGCTGGCCGTGACGATCCTCTTCTCGGTCTTCCCGCTGTACTGGATGTTCGTCATCGCCACCAGCGACGACGAGGCCCTCGCGATGATCCCCCCGGCGGTCGTGCCCGGCGACCGGTTCCTGGTCAACCTGGAGGAGGTCTTCTCCCTCCAGGACGTCTTCTTCGCCGCCGGCCTGATCAACAGTCTCGTCGTCTCCACCGTGGTCACCGCCTCGGTGCTGTTCTTCTGCTCGCTGGCCGGCTTCGCGTTCGCCAAGCTGCGGTTCAAGGGCAGCGGCTGGCTGATGCTGTTCGTGGTGCTCACCCTCACCGTGCCCAACCAGCTCGGCATCGTGGCGCTCTACATCGTGATGGGCAAGCTCGGCTGGAACGGCACCCTGCTCGCCGTCGTCGCGCCCGGCCTGGTCACCGCGTTCGGCGTGTTCTACATGCGCCAGTTCATCGTCAACTCCGTCCCCGACGAGCTGGTCGAGTCGGCGCGGGTGGACGGCGCGACCACCATGCGGATCTACCGGAGCATGGTGCTGCCGGCGATCCGGCCCGCCCTCGCGGTGCTCGGCCTGCTGACGTTCGTGGCCACCTGGAACGACTTCCAGTGGCCGCTGATCACGCTCAGCGGCACCGACTTCCCCACCTCGATGGTGGCCATCTCCGACCTGGCCAGCGGCAACTACGTGATCTACCGGCGGGTGCTGGCCGGCGCGTTCGTCGCCACGATCCCCCTGTTGGTCATGCTGTTCGTCGGCGGGCGTCAGATCGTCCGCGGAATCATGGAAGGCGCGGTGAAGTCGTGA
- a CDS encoding carbohydrate ABC transporter permease, whose product MPDTRRLTWRDRLYRFDMRYLPYLMIAPFFLLFAVFGLFPLLFNGVVALRNYELDDPTLPYWAGLDNFTRLAGDEDFWNALYNTFGIFLLSSVPQLLLALVLASLLNRRLRAQTWWRVGVLLPYVTPIVASTMVFSVFFSRDFGLANWLLGPFGGGDAPIDWRADKLHSWIAVATMVNWKWIGYNALLYLAAMQSIPRDVYEAAAIDGAGPWKQLWRITVPMIQPVVVFTVVLSTIGGLQLFTEPMLFDLNAQAATGGPNGEWQTIAQLIYKVGWKDLNLGYAAAMSWALFLIILVIAGINTWLTSRLSGGRT is encoded by the coding sequence ATGCCCGACACCCGGCGGCTCACCTGGCGCGACCGGCTGTACCGCTTCGACATGCGCTACCTGCCGTACCTGATGATCGCGCCCTTCTTCCTGCTGTTCGCCGTCTTCGGCCTGTTCCCGTTGCTGTTCAACGGCGTGGTGGCGCTGCGCAACTACGAGCTGGACGACCCGACGCTGCCGTACTGGGCCGGGCTCGACAACTTCACCCGGCTCGCCGGCGACGAGGACTTCTGGAACGCCCTCTACAACACCTTCGGCATCTTCCTGCTCTCCTCGGTGCCGCAACTGCTGCTCGCCCTGGTGCTCGCCTCGCTGCTCAACCGCAGGCTGCGCGCCCAGACCTGGTGGCGGGTCGGCGTCCTGCTGCCGTACGTCACGCCGATCGTCGCCTCCACGATGGTGTTCAGCGTCTTCTTCTCCCGCGACTTCGGCCTGGCCAACTGGCTGCTCGGCCCGTTCGGCGGTGGCGACGCGCCGATCGACTGGCGGGCCGACAAGCTGCACTCCTGGATCGCCGTCGCCACCATGGTCAACTGGAAGTGGATCGGCTACAACGCGCTGCTCTACCTGGCGGCGATGCAGTCCATCCCCCGCGACGTCTACGAGGCGGCGGCCATCGACGGCGCGGGCCCGTGGAAGCAGCTCTGGCGGATCACCGTGCCGATGATCCAGCCGGTCGTCGTGTTCACCGTCGTGCTCTCCACCATCGGCGGGCTCCAGCTCTTCACCGAGCCGATGCTGTTCGACCTCAACGCGCAGGCGGCCACCGGCGGCCCGAACGGCGAGTGGCAGACCATCGCCCAGCTCATCTACAAGGTGGGCTGGAAGGACCTCAACCTCGGCTACGCCGCCGCGATGTCCTGGGCCCTGTTCCTGATCATCCTCGTCATCGCCGGCATCAACACCTGGCTGACGAGCCGCCTGTCCGGAGGCCGCACATGA
- a CDS encoding ABC transporter substrate-binding protein, protein MRRSWSHWARAVAVGAVGLTLVAACSGRSTTGGGDADGGTVTLKINFWGDFGLQDLKTRYEAAHPDVRIQLNSGEYNAQHEDLQKKLVAGSGAADIAAIDEGYAVQFRSQSDKFVNLLDKGAGSFESKYLPWKWKQTLSADGRTQIGLGTDVGGLAMCYRTDLFKAAGLPTDRDQVSALWPTWDRFIEVGQQYTGATGKKFIDSGTNLFNPILGQQQAGFYDEQEQLRMDGGPKVAFDYTVKALQAGISAKLVSFQADWDKGFTSGAFAVLACPAWMLGHIKDTAPGTEGKWDIAAVPGGGGNWGGSFLTIPKQSRHVDEAYELLEWLVQPEQQIEIFKKVGNLPSQPALYADPAIAEFKNPFFTDAPVGQIFPKMAQGLTPQYQGRKNGPTRVNVENVIRRVENGTLKPDAAWAEAVKEAEKASRS, encoded by the coding sequence ATGAGACGGTCCTGGAGCCACTGGGCCCGCGCGGTCGCCGTGGGGGCGGTCGGCCTGACCCTGGTGGCCGCGTGCAGCGGCCGGAGCACCACCGGCGGCGGCGACGCGGATGGCGGCACGGTCACCCTGAAGATCAATTTCTGGGGCGACTTCGGGCTCCAGGACCTCAAGACCAGGTACGAGGCCGCGCACCCCGACGTCAGGATCCAGCTCAACTCGGGCGAGTACAACGCCCAGCACGAGGACCTCCAGAAGAAGCTCGTCGCCGGCTCGGGCGCGGCGGACATCGCCGCCATCGACGAGGGCTACGCCGTGCAGTTCCGCAGCCAGTCCGACAAGTTCGTCAACCTGCTGGACAAGGGCGCCGGGTCGTTCGAGAGCAAGTACCTGCCCTGGAAGTGGAAGCAGACGCTCTCCGCCGACGGCAGGACCCAGATCGGCCTCGGCACCGACGTCGGCGGCCTGGCCATGTGCTACCGCACCGACCTCTTCAAGGCCGCCGGGCTGCCCACCGACCGCGACCAGGTCTCCGCGCTGTGGCCCACCTGGGACAGGTTCATCGAGGTCGGCCAGCAGTACACCGGCGCGACGGGGAAGAAGTTCATCGACTCGGGCACGAACCTGTTCAACCCGATCCTCGGCCAGCAGCAGGCCGGCTTCTACGACGAGCAGGAGCAGCTCCGGATGGACGGCGGCCCCAAGGTCGCCTTCGACTACACCGTCAAGGCGCTCCAGGCCGGCATCTCCGCCAAGCTCGTCAGCTTCCAGGCCGACTGGGACAAGGGCTTCACCAGCGGCGCGTTCGCCGTCCTCGCCTGCCCGGCGTGGATGCTCGGCCACATCAAGGACACCGCCCCCGGCACCGAGGGCAAGTGGGACATCGCGGCCGTGCCCGGCGGCGGCGGCAACTGGGGCGGCTCGTTCCTGACCATCCCCAAGCAGAGCAGGCACGTCGACGAGGCGTACGAGCTGCTGGAGTGGCTGGTCCAGCCGGAGCAGCAGATCGAGATCTTCAAGAAGGTCGGCAACCTGCCGTCGCAGCCGGCCCTCTACGCCGACCCGGCGATCGCCGAGTTCAAGAACCCGTTCTTCACCGACGCCCCGGTCGGGCAGATCTTCCCGAAGATGGCGCAGGGCCTCACCCCGCAGTACCAGGGCAGGAAGAACGGCCCGACGCGGGTGAACGTGGAGAACGTCATCCGACGGGTGGAGAACGGGACGCTCAAGCCGGACGCCGCCTGGGCCGAGGCGGTCAAGGAGGCCGAGAAGGCCAGCAGGTCCTGA